The Daucus carota subsp. sativus chromosome 9, DH1 v3.0, whole genome shotgun sequence genome window below encodes:
- the LOC108202409 gene encoding mediator of RNA polymerase II transcription subunit 23 isoform X4 produces MVESVLISLVIQCSNHAPRAEFLVYAIQRLCSIGYINFDTFLMSLLSSVTAAKSSICQGISNLHQLSCKIILNGLKFDLKPATHAEIFYHMLNWLEKWDQGQQERNESNSMRSWNPDRSAIVCLHSCLDVIWLLVEDDKGRVPFYELLRNCLPSIERLPDDMESFTIILEIHKRRDMLAMHMQMLDQHLHCPSFGTTRCIPQAMTNIATHQAKTTRYSPITYPSVFGEPLHGEELADIIGKGTLDWDRAMRCIRHAMRNTPSPDWWRRVLVLAPCYQKQPHAPAFGAVFTSEMICEAGLDRVAELLKLTNSVPDVDSWHEWLRFAELFHFLIRCGALDVYDFVDKLMARHADHQLVIKTNHVTWLLTQIQHENVLHASSTNPKKAETAASKMLSLHKEGTSSDHSSPESILLEYISSCQTLQLLSQYTALRGVINAEHIHKAEQQKIEWLRQASEGESMIDYLNMDDRSTGMFWALSYVSEPHACDTVISWLKLGGTELLSASHLQSSDRITMMREVVPVPVSLLSGLSLHMRVILASQLEETMFSGKVVASIALVETYARLFLIAPHSLFRTHFSHLTIRYPSMLREPGPSLLLLELLNYRFLSLYRYVGKNKTLMYDTTKIIACLKRKRGDHRTFRLAENLCINLLLSLKEFFAAKKDQEGPTDITETLNRITIMSLAIAIKTRGVTDADHLLHLPPMIEQILATSQHTWSEKTLRHFPSLLRNNLIGRTDKRGIAIQAWKQAEKTVINQCTQLLPPDADPSYVETYISHSFPQHRQYLCAGAWILMHDHPEDINSANLALVLREISPEEVTANIYNLVDVIFHHLQMELQRQQPLQELLKKTCANLAYLIFTHELVPLDILLLALIDRDDDPHALSIVVSLLESPVLQEKIKVYIDNCGGPEHWLFSGTFKRGELQKALGNHSSWKERFPPFFDDIAARLLPVIPLIIYRLIENEAMDAADRVLQLYSTFVQYYPLHFTFVRDILSYFYDYLPRKLILRILNVLNFKKIPFSKCLLLHVNASNAVTSPPLEYFTVLLLGIVNNVIPPLNNLIYGPGGDVRVPDNNIPMSSQAGPSFAFKGRKAFYQIPDPGTYAQLILETAVIEILSLPGPASYIISTLVQIVVYKPPTLIQTSNCLHGISPSNLLSQSGYTSQQLPCMLIQACGLLLAQLPQEFHAQLYTKAAQVIKDSWWFVDGAASTGFDVSYALQDPTQASNDNTCTPVGNVVSLLHSFFSNLPQEWLEGTNLIIEHLRPVKSIAVLRIVFRIMSPLLPRVANSRSLFTKMLLMLLNVLVDVFGKDSQPSSPVEAADIIDIIDFLHHIILYEGQGGPVEATSKPRAETLAMFEKMLEKLRPDVQHLLSHLKTDVNSSIYAATHPELVQNAM; encoded by the exons ATGGTAGAATCTGTTCTTATTTCTCTGGTCATTCAGTGCAGTAATCATGCTCCCCGTGCTGAATTTCTTGTATATGCTATACAAAGATTGTGCAGCATAGGTTACATTAATTTCGATACTTTTCTTATGTCACTTCTTTCTTCGGTTACCGCTGCCAAATCGTCAATTTGTCAGGGCATAAGTAATTTGCACCAATTAAgttgcaaaataatattaaatggcCTTAAATTTGACTTGAAGCCTGCCACTCATGCTGAGATTTTTTATCATATGCTGAATTGGTTGGAAAAGTGGGACCAAGGACAGCAGGAACGTAATGAGTCGAATAGTATGAGGTCCTGGAATCCTGATAGGTCCGCGATTGTATGTCTTCACAGTTGTTTAGATGTTATATGGCTATTAGTTGAAGATGACAAGGGTCGTGTGCCATTTTATGAGCTACTGCGTAATTGCTTACCATCTATAGAACGCTTACCTGATGATATGGAATCCTTCACAATCATTTTGGAGATTCATAAGAGGCGAGATATGCTGGCTATGCACATGCAAATGCTAGACCAACACCTCCACTGTCCTAGCTTTGGGACTACCCGGTGTATCCCCCAGGCCATGACAAATATAGCAACTCATCAAGCGAAAACCACAAGATATTCACCAATCACATATCCAAGTGTGTTTGGGGAGCCATTACATGGGGAG GAACTTGCTGATATTATTGGGAAGGGGACTCTAGACTGGGATAGAGCAATGCGTTGTATTAGGCATGCTATGCGTAATACTCCGTCACCTGATTGGTGGAGACGTGTGCTTGTTCTCGCTCCTTGTTATCAGAAGCAACCTCATGCTCCTGCTTTCGGTGCTGTCTTTACTAGTGAAATGATTTGCGAGGCAGGGTTAGATAGAGTTGCTGAACTTCTGAAGTTGACAAATTCAGTTCCAG ATGTAGATTCATGGCACGAGTGGCTTCGGTTTGCAGAGTTATTCCATTTTCTCATAAGGTGTGGGGCCCTAGATGTTTATGATTTTGTGGACAAGTTAATGGCACGCCATGCAGACCACCAGCTTGTTATTAAAACAAATCATGTCACATGGTTGCTGACCCAAATTCAGCATGAGAATGTCCTGCATGCTTCAAGTACAAACCCTAAAAAG gCAGAGACTGCAGCCTCGAAAATGCTGTCCTTACATAAAGAAGGGACAAGCTCTGATCATAGCAGTCCAGAAAGTATCCTTCTCGAATATATAAGCAGTTGTCAAACTCTTCAATTGTTGTCACAGTATACAGCACTCAGAGGAGTTATAAATGCTGAGCACATTCATAAAGCAGAACAACAAAAAATTGAATGGTTGAGGCAGGCAAGCGAAG GGGAATCTATGATAGATTACCTGAATATGGATGACAGATCAACTGGCATGTTTTGGGCTCTGTCTTATGTGTCGGAGCCACATGCATGCGATACTGTGATCAGTTGGCTGAAATTGGGGGGAACAGAATTGCTATCAGCATCCCATCTACAGTCCAGCGATAGAATCACGATGATGCGAGAGGTTGTCCCTGTGCCAGTGTCACTCTTATCAGGGCTTTCACTACATATGCGTGTAATATTGGCCTCTCAGCTGGAAGAAACTATGTTTAGTGGGAAG GTTGTGGCCAGTATTGCATTGGTTGAAACATATGCGAGATTGTTTCTCATTGCACCCCATTCACTGTTCCGTACACATTTCTCT CATCTGACAATAAGGTATCCATCCATGTTACGTGAACCGGGTCCATCTCTTTTGCTGCTTGAACTTCTAAATTACCGATTTCTTTCACTCTACAG GTATGTAGGAAAAAATAAAACCTTGATGTATGACACAACAAAAATAATTGCTTGCCTGAAACGAAAACGCGGAGACCATCGCACTTTTAGATTGGCAGAAAACTTGTGCATTAATCTTCTTCTGTCACTAAAAGAATTTTTTGCTGCAAAGAAGGATCAGGAG GGTCCTACTGATATCACGGAAACTTTGAACCGCATAACTATCATGTCACTTGCTATCGCCATCAAAACACGTGGAGTTACTGATGCTGACCACCTTCTTCACCTTCCGCCAATGATTGAACAGATATTAGCGACCAGTCAGCATACATGGTCTGAAAAAACTCTCCGTCATTTCCCTTCTTTGCTGCGTAATAACTTGATTGGGCGCACGGATAAGCGGGGCATAGCAATACAAGCCTGGAAGCAG GCTGAAAAGACTGTGATCAATCAGTGCACCCAACTTCTTCCACCAGATGCTGATCCTTCTTATGTAGAGACTTACATTAGTCATAGTTTCCCTCAACACCGGCAATATCTTTGTGCTGGAGCGTGGATACTGATGCATGACCACCCTGAGGATATCAACAGTGCTAATCTT GCACTTGTCTTGAGAGAAATTTCCCCTGAAGAAGTTACAGCCAATATATACAATCTTGTTGACGTTATTTTTCATCACCTTCAAATGGAGCTCCAGCGTCAGCAGCCCCTGCAG GAacttttgaaaaaaacttgtgcAAACCTGGCGTATTTAATTTTCACTCATGAACTGGTGCCTCTAGATATATTGCTTCTAGCATTAATTGACCGCGATGATGATCCCCATGCTTTGAGTATTGTG GTTAGTCTACTTGAGAGTCCTGTGCTTCAAGAGAAAATAAAGGTTTACATTGATAATTGTGGGGGGCCTGAACATTGGCTTTTCTCTGGAACTTTTAAGCGTGGGGAACTGCAGAAGGCTCTTGGAAACCATTCGTCTTGGAAAGAAAG GTTTCCTCCATTCTTCGATGATATTGCTGCACGATTGCTTCCTGTCATCCCCTTAATAATCTATAGACTTATTGAGAATGAGGCCATGGATGCAGCTGATAGAGTTCTTCAGTTGTATTCCACATTTGTTCAATACTATCCTCTACACTTTACGTTTGTTCGTGATATTCTTTCATATTTCTATGATTATCTCCCAAGAAAGCTCATCCTCAGAATTTTGAATGTGCTGAATTTTAAAAAG ATCCCTTTTTCCAAGTGTTTACTTTTGCATGTCAATGCCTCAAATGCTGTGACGTCTCCCCCACTGGAGTACTTCACTGTTCTTCTCTTGGGCATCGTGAATAATGTCATTCCTCctcttaataatttaatatatggaCCTGGGGGAGATGTTCGTGTTCCAGATAACAACATACCAATGTCATCTCAGGCTGGCCCTTCATTTGCATTTAAAGGCCGGAAAGCCTTTTATCAAATTCCAGACCCTGGAACCTATGCGCAGCTAATTCTTGAAACGGCAGTGATAGAGATACTATCACTCCCTGGACCTGCATCCTATATCATCTCAACACTTGTTCAGATTGTTGTTTATAAACCACCAACTCTAATTCAAACCAGTAACTGCCTACATGGAATAAGCCCCTCCAATCTTCTATCCCAGAGTGGTTATACATCCCAGCAGTTACCCTGCATGCTAATTCAAGCTTGTGGTCTTCTATTGGCACAGCTTCCTCAAGAGTTTCATGCACAGCTTTATACTAAAGCAGCGCAAGTAATAAAAGATAGTTGGTGGTTTGTTGATGGCGCAGCCTCTACTGGGTTTGATGTTAGCTATGCTTTGCAAGATCCAACCCAGGCTTCTAATGACAATACCTGCACACCTGTTG GTAATGTGGTGTCCTTGCTCCACTCTTTCTTTAGTAACCTTCCACAGGAATGGCTAGAGGGAACAAATCTTATCATAGAACATCTCAGGCCTGTCAAATCGATTGCGGTGCTAAGAATAGTGTTCCGTATCATGAGCCCTCTGCTTCCTAGAGTGGCCAATTCCCGCAGTCTGTTCACTAAG ATGCTCTTGATGCTCTTAAATGTGCTGGTGGATGTGTTTGGGAAGGACTCACAGCCGTCGTCTCCAGTGGAAGCTGCAGATATAATAGATATCATCGACTTCCT ACATCACATCATCCTATATGAAGGGCAAGGAGGACCTGTTGAAGCGACCAGCAAACCTAGAGCAGAAACCTTGGCTATGTTTGAAAAAATGTTGGAAAAATTACGTCCAGATGTTCAGCATCTTCTTTCTCACTTGAAAACCGACGTGAATTCTTCCATTTATGCTGCTACTCATCCAGAACTGGTCCAGAATGCCatgtaa
- the LOC108202409 gene encoding mediator of RNA polymerase II transcription subunit 23 isoform X3: MPIGLVYRNKLQKCVSANVVLPPCNEQFLVDFQQLLYQFSDQEQLRLMVESVLISLVIQCSNHAPRAEFLVYAIQRLCSIGYINFDTFLMSLLSSVTAAKSSICQGISNLHQLSCKIILNGLKFDLKPATHAEIFYHMLNWLEKWDQGQQERNESNSMRSWNPDRSAIVCLHSCLDVIWLLVEDDKGRVPFYELLRNCLPSIERLPDDMESFTIILEIHKRRDMLAMHMQMLDQHLHCPSFGTTRCIPQAMTNIATHQAKTTRYSPITYPSVFGEPLHGEELADIIGKGTLDWDRAMRCIRHAMRNTPSPDWWRRVLVLAPCYQKQPHAPAFGAVFTSEMICEAGLDRVAELLKLTNSVPDVDSWHEWLRFAELFHFLIRCGALDVYDFVDKLMARHADHQLVIKTNHVTWLLTQIQHENVLHASSTNPKKAETAASKMLSLHKEGTSSDHSSPESILLEYISSCQTLQLLSQYTALRGVINAEHIHKAEQQKIEWLRQASEGESMIDYLNMDDRSTGMFWALSYVSEPHACDTVISWLKLGGTELLSASHLQSSDRITMMREVVPVPVSLLSGLSLHMRVILASQLEETMFSGKVVASIALVETYARLFLIAPHSLFRTHFSHLTIRYPSMLREPGPSLLLLELLNYRFLSLYRYVGKNKTLMYDTTKIIACLKRKRGDHRTFRLAENLCINLLLSLKEFFAAKKDQEGPTDITETLNRITIMSLAIAIKTRGVTDADHLLHLPPMIEQILATSQHTWSEKTLRHFPSLLRNNLIGRTDKRGIAIQAWKQAEKTVINQCTQLLPPDADPSYVETYISHSFPQHRQYLCAGAWILMHDHPEDINSANLALVLREISPEEVTANIYNLVDVIFHHLQMELQRQQPLQVSLLESPVLQEKIKVYIDNCGGPEHWLFSGTFKRGELQKALGNHSSWKERFPPFFDDIAARLLPVIPLIIYRLIENEAMDAADRVLQLYSTFVQYYPLHFTFVRDILSYFYDYLPRKLILRILNVLNFKKIPFSKCLLLHVNASNAVTSPPLEYFTVLLLGIVNNVIPPLNNLIYGPGGDVRVPDNNIPMSSQAGPSFAFKGRKAFYQIPDPGTYAQLILETAVIEILSLPGPASYIISTLVQIVVYKPPTLIQTSNCLHGISPSNLLSQSGYTSQQLPCMLIQACGLLLAQLPQEFHAQLYTKAAQVIKDSWWFVDGAASTGFDVSYALQDPTQASNDNTCTPVGNVVSLLHSFFSNLPQEWLEGTNLIIEHLRPVKSIAVLRIVFRIMSPLLPRVANSRSLFTKMLLMLLNVLVDVFGKDSQPSSPVEAADIIDIIDFLHHIILYEGQGGPVEATSKPRAETLAMFEKMLEKLRPDVQHLLSHLKTDVNSSIYAATHPELVQNAM, encoded by the exons ATGCCGATAGGACTCGTTTACAGGAACAAATTGCAGAAATGTGTTAGCGCTAACGTGGTGCTTCCCCCTTGCAATGAGCAATTTCTTGTAGATTTTCAGCAGCTCCTGTACCAGTTTTCT GATCAGGAGCAGCTGCGGTTGATGGTAGAATCTGTTCTTATTTCTCTGGTCATTCAGTGCAGTAATCATGCTCCCCGTGCTGAATTTCTTGTATATGCTATACAAAGATTGTGCAGCATAGGTTACATTAATTTCGATACTTTTCTTATGTCACTTCTTTCTTCGGTTACCGCTGCCAAATCGTCAATTTGTCAGGGCATAAGTAATTTGCACCAATTAAgttgcaaaataatattaaatggcCTTAAATTTGACTTGAAGCCTGCCACTCATGCTGAGATTTTTTATCATATGCTGAATTGGTTGGAAAAGTGGGACCAAGGACAGCAGGAACGTAATGAGTCGAATAGTATGAGGTCCTGGAATCCTGATAGGTCCGCGATTGTATGTCTTCACAGTTGTTTAGATGTTATATGGCTATTAGTTGAAGATGACAAGGGTCGTGTGCCATTTTATGAGCTACTGCGTAATTGCTTACCATCTATAGAACGCTTACCTGATGATATGGAATCCTTCACAATCATTTTGGAGATTCATAAGAGGCGAGATATGCTGGCTATGCACATGCAAATGCTAGACCAACACCTCCACTGTCCTAGCTTTGGGACTACCCGGTGTATCCCCCAGGCCATGACAAATATAGCAACTCATCAAGCGAAAACCACAAGATATTCACCAATCACATATCCAAGTGTGTTTGGGGAGCCATTACATGGGGAG GAACTTGCTGATATTATTGGGAAGGGGACTCTAGACTGGGATAGAGCAATGCGTTGTATTAGGCATGCTATGCGTAATACTCCGTCACCTGATTGGTGGAGACGTGTGCTTGTTCTCGCTCCTTGTTATCAGAAGCAACCTCATGCTCCTGCTTTCGGTGCTGTCTTTACTAGTGAAATGATTTGCGAGGCAGGGTTAGATAGAGTTGCTGAACTTCTGAAGTTGACAAATTCAGTTCCAG ATGTAGATTCATGGCACGAGTGGCTTCGGTTTGCAGAGTTATTCCATTTTCTCATAAGGTGTGGGGCCCTAGATGTTTATGATTTTGTGGACAAGTTAATGGCACGCCATGCAGACCACCAGCTTGTTATTAAAACAAATCATGTCACATGGTTGCTGACCCAAATTCAGCATGAGAATGTCCTGCATGCTTCAAGTACAAACCCTAAAAAG gCAGAGACTGCAGCCTCGAAAATGCTGTCCTTACATAAAGAAGGGACAAGCTCTGATCATAGCAGTCCAGAAAGTATCCTTCTCGAATATATAAGCAGTTGTCAAACTCTTCAATTGTTGTCACAGTATACAGCACTCAGAGGAGTTATAAATGCTGAGCACATTCATAAAGCAGAACAACAAAAAATTGAATGGTTGAGGCAGGCAAGCGAAG GGGAATCTATGATAGATTACCTGAATATGGATGACAGATCAACTGGCATGTTTTGGGCTCTGTCTTATGTGTCGGAGCCACATGCATGCGATACTGTGATCAGTTGGCTGAAATTGGGGGGAACAGAATTGCTATCAGCATCCCATCTACAGTCCAGCGATAGAATCACGATGATGCGAGAGGTTGTCCCTGTGCCAGTGTCACTCTTATCAGGGCTTTCACTACATATGCGTGTAATATTGGCCTCTCAGCTGGAAGAAACTATGTTTAGTGGGAAG GTTGTGGCCAGTATTGCATTGGTTGAAACATATGCGAGATTGTTTCTCATTGCACCCCATTCACTGTTCCGTACACATTTCTCT CATCTGACAATAAGGTATCCATCCATGTTACGTGAACCGGGTCCATCTCTTTTGCTGCTTGAACTTCTAAATTACCGATTTCTTTCACTCTACAG GTATGTAGGAAAAAATAAAACCTTGATGTATGACACAACAAAAATAATTGCTTGCCTGAAACGAAAACGCGGAGACCATCGCACTTTTAGATTGGCAGAAAACTTGTGCATTAATCTTCTTCTGTCACTAAAAGAATTTTTTGCTGCAAAGAAGGATCAGGAG GGTCCTACTGATATCACGGAAACTTTGAACCGCATAACTATCATGTCACTTGCTATCGCCATCAAAACACGTGGAGTTACTGATGCTGACCACCTTCTTCACCTTCCGCCAATGATTGAACAGATATTAGCGACCAGTCAGCATACATGGTCTGAAAAAACTCTCCGTCATTTCCCTTCTTTGCTGCGTAATAACTTGATTGGGCGCACGGATAAGCGGGGCATAGCAATACAAGCCTGGAAGCAG GCTGAAAAGACTGTGATCAATCAGTGCACCCAACTTCTTCCACCAGATGCTGATCCTTCTTATGTAGAGACTTACATTAGTCATAGTTTCCCTCAACACCGGCAATATCTTTGTGCTGGAGCGTGGATACTGATGCATGACCACCCTGAGGATATCAACAGTGCTAATCTT GCACTTGTCTTGAGAGAAATTTCCCCTGAAGAAGTTACAGCCAATATATACAATCTTGTTGACGTTATTTTTCATCACCTTCAAATGGAGCTCCAGCGTCAGCAGCCCCTGCAG GTTAGTCTACTTGAGAGTCCTGTGCTTCAAGAGAAAATAAAGGTTTACATTGATAATTGTGGGGGGCCTGAACATTGGCTTTTCTCTGGAACTTTTAAGCGTGGGGAACTGCAGAAGGCTCTTGGAAACCATTCGTCTTGGAAAGAAAG GTTTCCTCCATTCTTCGATGATATTGCTGCACGATTGCTTCCTGTCATCCCCTTAATAATCTATAGACTTATTGAGAATGAGGCCATGGATGCAGCTGATAGAGTTCTTCAGTTGTATTCCACATTTGTTCAATACTATCCTCTACACTTTACGTTTGTTCGTGATATTCTTTCATATTTCTATGATTATCTCCCAAGAAAGCTCATCCTCAGAATTTTGAATGTGCTGAATTTTAAAAAG ATCCCTTTTTCCAAGTGTTTACTTTTGCATGTCAATGCCTCAAATGCTGTGACGTCTCCCCCACTGGAGTACTTCACTGTTCTTCTCTTGGGCATCGTGAATAATGTCATTCCTCctcttaataatttaatatatggaCCTGGGGGAGATGTTCGTGTTCCAGATAACAACATACCAATGTCATCTCAGGCTGGCCCTTCATTTGCATTTAAAGGCCGGAAAGCCTTTTATCAAATTCCAGACCCTGGAACCTATGCGCAGCTAATTCTTGAAACGGCAGTGATAGAGATACTATCACTCCCTGGACCTGCATCCTATATCATCTCAACACTTGTTCAGATTGTTGTTTATAAACCACCAACTCTAATTCAAACCAGTAACTGCCTACATGGAATAAGCCCCTCCAATCTTCTATCCCAGAGTGGTTATACATCCCAGCAGTTACCCTGCATGCTAATTCAAGCTTGTGGTCTTCTATTGGCACAGCTTCCTCAAGAGTTTCATGCACAGCTTTATACTAAAGCAGCGCAAGTAATAAAAGATAGTTGGTGGTTTGTTGATGGCGCAGCCTCTACTGGGTTTGATGTTAGCTATGCTTTGCAAGATCCAACCCAGGCTTCTAATGACAATACCTGCACACCTGTTG GTAATGTGGTGTCCTTGCTCCACTCTTTCTTTAGTAACCTTCCACAGGAATGGCTAGAGGGAACAAATCTTATCATAGAACATCTCAGGCCTGTCAAATCGATTGCGGTGCTAAGAATAGTGTTCCGTATCATGAGCCCTCTGCTTCCTAGAGTGGCCAATTCCCGCAGTCTGTTCACTAAG ATGCTCTTGATGCTCTTAAATGTGCTGGTGGATGTGTTTGGGAAGGACTCACAGCCGTCGTCTCCAGTGGAAGCTGCAGATATAATAGATATCATCGACTTCCT ACATCACATCATCCTATATGAAGGGCAAGGAGGACCTGTTGAAGCGACCAGCAAACCTAGAGCAGAAACCTTGGCTATGTTTGAAAAAATGTTGGAAAAATTACGTCCAGATGTTCAGCATCTTCTTTCTCACTTGAAAACCGACGTGAATTCTTCCATTTATGCTGCTACTCATCCAGAACTGGTCCAGAATGCCatgtaa